A genomic region of Barnesiella viscericola DSM 18177 contains the following coding sequences:
- a CDS encoding bifunctional 3,4-dihydroxy-2-butanone-4-phosphate synthase/GTP cyclohydrolase II, producing the protein MDKEIFLSSIDEAVEDFRQGKFLIVVDDEDRENEGDFIIAAEAITPEKVNFMLTNGRGVLCAPITMQRCEELNLYRQVNHNTSMLGTPFTVTVDKLEGCTTGVSSHDRAATIRALADPTSTPETFGRPGHINPLYAQDKGVLKRAGHTEAAVDLARLAGLYPAAALIEILNEDGTMARMPQLIKVAQKFGIKIIAIRDLIAYRLKQESMVERGDEVDMPTAYGHFRLIPFRQLSNGLEHIALIKGTWEPDEPILVRVHSSCMTGDIFGSMRCDCGEQLHRAMQAVEAEGKGVIVYMNQEGRGIGLMNKIRAYRLQEGGLDTVDANLHLGFKADERDYGVGASILRDIGVHKLRLMTNNPVKRIGLEAYGLEIVENVPIEVTPNPYNRRYLLTKEKRMGHTLHVDEE; encoded by the coding sequence ATGGATAAAGAGATTTTTTTGAGTTCGATAGACGAGGCTGTCGAGGATTTTCGACAGGGTAAGTTTTTGATTGTCGTCGATGACGAAGACCGTGAAAACGAGGGCGATTTCATTATCGCTGCCGAGGCCATTACCCCCGAGAAGGTGAATTTCATGCTCACCAACGGCCGGGGCGTTCTCTGTGCGCCCATCACGATGCAGCGTTGCGAAGAGCTGAACCTCTATCGTCAGGTGAATCACAACACCTCGATGCTGGGTACCCCGTTTACGGTGACCGTCGACAAGCTCGAAGGTTGCACCACCGGTGTGTCGAGCCACGACCGTGCAGCCACGATACGCGCATTGGCCGATCCGACCTCGACGCCCGAGACCTTTGGACGTCCCGGTCACATCAATCCCCTCTATGCTCAGGACAAAGGGGTGCTGAAACGTGCCGGTCACACCGAGGCTGCCGTCGACCTGGCCCGTCTGGCCGGGCTGTATCCGGCTGCCGCACTCATCGAGATTCTGAACGAAGACGGTACGATGGCTCGCATGCCGCAACTGATCAAGGTGGCCCAGAAGTTCGGCATCAAGATTATCGCCATTCGCGACCTCATTGCCTACCGGTTGAAGCAGGAGTCTATGGTCGAGCGGGGCGACGAGGTGGATATGCCCACGGCCTACGGACACTTCCGTCTGATACCATTCCGTCAGCTCTCCAACGGCTTGGAGCACATCGCCTTGATTAAGGGTACTTGGGAGCCCGACGAGCCTATCCTCGTGCGGGTACACTCGTCGTGCATGACGGGCGACATCTTCGGGTCGATGCGTTGCGATTGCGGCGAGCAGCTGCATCGTGCCATGCAAGCCGTCGAGGCCGAAGGCAAGGGGGTAATCGTGTACATGAATCAGGAGGGCCGGGGCATCGGCCTGATGAACAAGATACGGGCTTATCGCTTGCAGGAGGGTGGTCTCGACACGGTCGATGCCAACCTGCACCTCGGCTTCAAGGCCGACGAGCGTGACTATGGCGTGGGCGCCAGCATCTTGCGCGATATAGGTGTACACAAGTTGCGTCTGATGACCAACAACCCGGTGAAGCGTATCGGCTTGGAGGCTTATGGTTTGGAGATTGTTGAGAACGTGCCTATCGAGGTGACTCCCAACCCTTATAACCGCCGTTACCTGCTCACCAAAGAGAAACGCATGGGCCACACGCTGCATGTTGATGAAGAATAG
- a CDS encoding Cbp1 family collagen-binding glycoprotein adhesin, producing MRKAITAAIAAASVLMIGCTNQSTEVKRLQAENDSLLQVNAQTTADFNEMIQLMNDVEEGFRQIKEAENYLVTQKDANGEVSLTTREQIKNDMTLVAETLQKNKERLDKLQKQLTQSKNQSAALQKTITRLQGEIAEKTELITSLQESLAKRDVRIAELDEAVSNLTGQVENLTTENQQQKEVLMTQDEALNTVYYALGTNKELKEQKIVEGGGLFSSKKVMEGNFNKDYFTAADMRKLHDIPFDSKKAKLLTKHPEGSYEMQKDNEGYLTLVITNPESFWSLSRYLVVELN from the coding sequence ATGAGAAAGGCTATTACCGCTGCCATCGCAGCAGCATCTGTACTGATGATCGGTTGTACCAACCAGTCAACCGAAGTGAAGAGACTGCAAGCCGAGAACGACTCGTTACTCCAAGTCAACGCACAAACGACGGCCGACTTCAACGAAATGATTCAGCTCATGAACGACGTGGAGGAGGGTTTCCGCCAAATCAAAGAGGCCGAGAACTATCTGGTCACCCAGAAAGATGCCAACGGAGAGGTTTCGCTTACGACCCGGGAACAAATTAAGAACGATATGACACTGGTGGCCGAGACCTTGCAGAAGAACAAGGAGCGGCTGGACAAGCTGCAAAAGCAGCTCACGCAGAGCAAAAACCAATCGGCTGCCCTGCAAAAGACCATCACTCGTCTGCAAGGCGAGATTGCCGAAAAGACCGAACTGATTACCTCGCTGCAAGAGTCGCTCGCCAAACGCGACGTGCGCATTGCCGAACTCGACGAGGCCGTGAGCAACCTCACCGGCCAGGTAGAGAACCTCACCACCGAGAACCAGCAGCAGAAAGAGGTGCTCATGACACAGGACGAGGCTCTCAACACCGTGTACTATGCCCTGGGTACCAACAAGGAGCTGAAAGAGCAAAAGATTGTCGAAGGCGGAGGCCTCTTCTCCTCGAAGAAGGTGATGGAAGGCAACTTTAACAAAGACTATTTCACCGCAGCCGACATGCGCAAACTGCACGACATTCCCTTCGACAGCAAGAAGGCCAAACTGCTCACCAAGCACCCCGAGGGAAGCTACGAAATGCAAAAGGACAACGAAGGTTACCTCACACTGGTCATCACCAACCCCGAGAGTTTCTGGAGCCTGAGCCGCTATCTGGTTGTCGAGCTCAACTAA
- the rsmI gene encoding 16S rRNA (cytidine(1402)-2'-O)-methyltransferase, which produces MSKLYVVPTPVGNLEDMTFRAINVLREVDCILAEDTRTSGILLKHYDIRTRMQSHHKFNEHQTVEGIVSRIEGGETIALISDAGTPAISDPGFLLVRECRRRGIPVECLPGATAFVPALVASGLPNEKFCFEGFLPQKKGRATRLAQLADEPRTIIFYESPFRLLKTLVQFKETFGGERDASVSREISKIHEETVRGTLDELIAHFTEHEPKGEIVIVVAGAPEKPKEKKRDKYPKSDTQL; this is translated from the coding sequence ATGTCCAAACTCTATGTAGTACCTACGCCGGTAGGCAATCTCGAAGATATGACATTCCGGGCCATCAACGTGCTGCGGGAGGTCGACTGCATCTTGGCCGAGGATACCCGCACCAGCGGTATCCTGCTCAAACACTACGACATACGCACCCGCATGCAGTCGCACCACAAGTTCAACGAACACCAGACGGTCGAAGGCATCGTCTCCCGTATCGAGGGGGGCGAGACCATCGCCCTCATCTCCGATGCCGGCACACCGGCCATCTCCGACCCGGGCTTCCTGCTGGTGCGCGAATGCCGGCGCCGGGGAATCCCCGTCGAGTGTCTGCCCGGAGCTACCGCCTTCGTGCCCGCCCTGGTAGCCTCGGGGCTGCCCAACGAGAAATTCTGCTTCGAGGGTTTCCTCCCCCAAAAGAAAGGTCGCGCCACCCGGCTGGCCCAACTGGCCGACGAGCCGCGCACCATCATCTTCTACGAGTCGCCCTTCCGCCTGCTCAAAACGCTGGTTCAGTTCAAGGAGACCTTCGGCGGCGAACGTGATGCCTCGGTGAGCCGCGAAATCTCCAAGATTCACGAGGAGACGGTGCGAGGCACCCTCGACGAACTCATCGCCCACTTCACCGAGCATGAGCCCAAAGGCGAAATCGTGATTGTCGTGGCCGGAGCCCCCGAGAAGCCCAAAGAGAAAAAACGAGACAAATACCCCAAAAGCGATACACAACTATAA
- the dacB gene encoding D-alanyl-D-alanine carboxypeptidase/D-alanyl-D-alanine endopeptidase, producing MQRLSIFSLLTLLLLLHTPSRAQSLESLLADPAFTPASVGICITDVATGETLVAYNDRQAIIPASTAKVITTATALRLLGPDYRIVTTVGYTGHIDDAGTLHGNLVIRGGGDPSLGSAYGSRPADDFVNRVVEAVRSHPIRAIEGCIEVDDSRFAGPSVSPKWMLEDVIWDYGTGCHAFSYRDNRLQVELKYNGHRYEVTGINPARRFHVATHLVPGEREEVTVTHTGNRYTVTGTIPRHRSTYRLDLAIERPDSLFLQELNERLQLAGIPVGGAPLSAGRGTETTLLDYPSDSLACLVRSLNVRSDNLYAESLLRLIALTASPRGSASKGIETIRRYWQPLGADSLELFLYDGSGLARNNKVSARYLARVLTAAARDPQTGDTFVRSLPRAGREGSVATFMRNSRLPGELRLKSGSMSDVHAYAGYYTTPTGHRYAIVLLFNNYTCTRAQLKQKIAVWLTTTLSKKR from the coding sequence ATGCAACGCCTCTCCATATTCAGTCTGCTCACGCTGCTTCTGCTTTTGCATACACCCTCCCGGGCCCAAAGCCTTGAATCGCTGCTGGCCGACCCGGCCTTTACCCCGGCTTCGGTGGGTATCTGCATTACCGACGTAGCCACGGGCGAAACCCTCGTTGCCTACAACGACCGCCAGGCCATCATACCGGCCTCGACCGCCAAGGTCATCACCACCGCCACGGCCTTGCGCCTGCTGGGCCCCGACTACCGCATCGTCACCACGGTGGGGTACACCGGCCACATCGACGACGCCGGAACCCTGCACGGCAACCTGGTGATACGGGGCGGAGGCGACCCCTCGCTGGGGTCGGCCTACGGCAGCCGGCCGGCCGACGATTTCGTCAACCGGGTCGTGGAAGCCGTTCGGTCACACCCAATCCGGGCCATCGAGGGGTGTATCGAGGTCGACGACTCCCGATTCGCGGGGCCGTCCGTATCGCCCAAATGGATGCTCGAAGACGTCATCTGGGACTACGGCACCGGGTGCCACGCCTTCTCCTACCGCGACAACCGGCTGCAAGTCGAATTGAAATACAACGGACACCGCTACGAGGTGACCGGTATCAACCCCGCCCGCCGATTCCACGTCGCGACCCACCTCGTCCCCGGCGAACGGGAAGAGGTGACCGTCACCCACACCGGCAACCGCTACACCGTCACCGGCACCATACCCCGCCATCGATCGACCTACCGTCTCGACCTGGCCATCGAACGTCCCGACAGCCTCTTCCTCCAAGAGCTGAACGAGCGGCTGCAATTGGCCGGTATCCCCGTGGGCGGCGCCCCGCTCTCCGCAGGGAGAGGTACCGAAACCACACTGCTCGACTACCCCTCCGACTCGCTCGCCTGCCTGGTGCGCAGCCTGAACGTACGCAGCGACAACCTCTATGCCGAAAGCCTGCTGCGCCTCATCGCCCTCACCGCATCACCCCGGGGCAGCGCCTCGAAAGGTATCGAAACGATACGCCGCTACTGGCAACCCCTGGGAGCCGACTCGCTCGAACTGTTTCTCTACGACGGTTCGGGGCTGGCCCGCAACAACAAGGTCTCGGCCCGCTACCTGGCCCGGGTGCTGACCGCCGCAGCCCGAGACCCGCAGACGGGCGACACTTTTGTCCGCTCGTTGCCCCGGGCCGGACGGGAAGGGTCGGTAGCCACATTCATGCGCAACAGCCGTCTGCCCGGTGAACTGCGGTTGAAAAGCGGCAGCATGAGCGACGTCCACGCCTATGCCGGCTACTACACCACCCCCACCGGGCACCGCTATGCCATCGTGCTGTTATTCAACAACTACACCTGCACCCGGGCCCAACTGAAACAGAAAATTGCTGTCTGGCTCACTACGACACTTTCTAAAAAAAGGTAA
- a CDS encoding thymidine kinase produces the protein MVLTESNYETSRRGSIEVICGSMFSGKTEELIRRLKRAKIARQRVEIFKPAIDVRYSEENIVSHDSTSILSTPVDNSHSILLMASGVDVVGIDEAQFFDDGIIEVCTELANNGTRVIVAGLDMDFRRVPFGPMPALLAIADDVYKVHAICVKCGHLANYSYRLVDNDKRVLLGEKNEYQPLCRRCYLQEMQERKEKHHEE, from the coding sequence ATGGTTTTGACCGAAAGTAATTACGAGACCAGCCGCCGTGGCAGCATCGAGGTGATATGCGGCTCCATGTTCTCGGGGAAGACCGAGGAGCTGATTCGCCGCCTGAAACGGGCGAAGATAGCCCGCCAGAGGGTTGAGATATTCAAGCCGGCTATCGACGTGCGCTACTCCGAGGAGAATATCGTCTCGCACGACAGTACCTCGATACTCTCTACCCCCGTCGACAATTCGCACAGTATCTTGCTCATGGCATCGGGGGTCGATGTGGTGGGTATCGACGAAGCCCAGTTCTTCGACGACGGCATCATCGAGGTCTGCACCGAGCTGGCCAACAACGGTACCCGCGTGATTGTGGCCGGGCTCGACATGGATTTCCGCCGGGTCCCCTTCGGGCCCATGCCCGCCCTGCTGGCCATTGCCGACGATGTGTACAAGGTGCACGCTATCTGTGTGAAGTGCGGCCATCTGGCCAACTACTCCTACCGGCTGGTCGACAATGACAAACGGGTGCTTCTGGGAGAGAAAAACGAGTACCAGCCCTTGTGCCGCCGCTGCTATCTGCAAGAGATGCAGGAGCGGAAGGAGAAGCACCACGAGGAATAA
- a CDS encoding AI-2E family transporter, whose protein sequence is MTERQPYTFDRVIRILFGAVFVVGLFYLIYILRGALLPFLVAWIVAYMLNPLVVYNKRVFKLKGRVIAIALTFLEVLVTLALLAVLVLPSIIDEIGVMRRLLSDYVYHSSNIPFVPQAVHDFIRQNVDFTQLSTLLSREQWLSVIEESFSGAWGFITGSVGEIINIVSWLIVLLYIVFILLDYDKILVGFQRMIPQRYRPTVVSIVSDVEVSMNRYFRGQALVAGLVGILFCIGFLIVGLPLAIVLGLFIGVLNMVPYLQLVGLIPTVLLCLVSASETGTNFWLLFGACILVFIVVQLIEDIFIVPRVMGKVTGLNPAIILLSLSIWGTLLGFVGMIIALPLTTLCLSYYERYVIGDEAKNTPSTPPEPEVSSEEMTKEKE, encoded by the coding sequence ATGACCGAACGCCAGCCATACACCTTCGACCGGGTAATCCGCATTCTGTTCGGAGCCGTTTTTGTCGTGGGGCTCTTCTACCTCATCTATATCCTGCGAGGGGCGTTGCTCCCGTTTCTCGTGGCGTGGATTGTCGCCTATATGCTCAACCCGCTGGTGGTCTACAACAAACGGGTGTTCAAGTTGAAGGGGAGGGTCATTGCCATTGCGCTCACCTTCTTGGAGGTGCTCGTCACGCTGGCCCTGCTGGCTGTGCTGGTGTTGCCGTCGATTATCGACGAGATAGGGGTCATGCGCAGGTTGTTGAGTGACTACGTCTATCACTCGTCAAACATACCTTTTGTGCCGCAGGCCGTACACGACTTTATCCGGCAGAATGTCGACTTCACGCAACTCTCGACTCTGCTCAGCCGGGAGCAGTGGCTCTCGGTTATCGAGGAGAGTTTTTCGGGGGCGTGGGGATTCATCACCGGGTCGGTGGGCGAGATTATCAACATCGTCAGCTGGCTCATCGTGCTGCTCTACATCGTCTTTATCCTGCTCGACTACGACAAGATACTGGTGGGATTCCAGCGCATGATACCGCAGCGCTATCGGCCCACGGTGGTTTCGATTGTCAGCGACGTCGAGGTGAGTATGAACCGGTATTTCCGTGGACAGGCTCTGGTAGCCGGGCTGGTGGGTATTCTGTTCTGCATCGGGTTTCTCATTGTGGGGTTGCCGCTGGCCATTGTGCTGGGGCTCTTCATCGGGGTGCTCAACATGGTGCCCTATCTGCAACTCGTGGGACTTATCCCTACTGTCTTGCTGTGTCTCGTTTCGGCGTCGGAGACCGGCACCAACTTCTGGCTGCTCTTCGGGGCCTGTATCCTGGTCTTTATCGTGGTGCAACTGATTGAGGATATCTTTATCGTGCCGCGGGTGATGGGTAAGGTTACGGGGCTGAATCCCGCCATTATCTTGCTCTCGCTCTCGATTTGGGGTACACTGCTCGGCTTTGTGGGCATGATTATCGCCCTGCCGCTCACCACCCTGTGCCTCTCGTACTACGAGCGCTATGTGATAGGCGATGAGGCAAAGAACACACCGTCTACACCGCCCGAGCCTGAGGTTTCGTCCGAGGAGATGACGAAAGAGAAGGAATAA
- a CDS encoding flavodoxin family protein: protein MKIVVITGSPRKNGNSFAMTDAFIQEAEKRGHTIRRFDAAFLKIGGCHACMTCYKTGKACSFDDDFNDIAPAILEADAVVFTMPVYWYSIPAQIKGAIDRLFSLVVGGKEVAGKKWALIACCEEEDTTVLDGVRTPMERTAALLQWEKVGEVLIPGVLNVGDIDHTDGCSQAAALADKF, encoded by the coding sequence ATGAAAATAGTAGTCATCACCGGTAGTCCCCGCAAAAACGGCAACAGCTTTGCCATGACCGATGCCTTTATCCAGGAGGCCGAAAAACGGGGTCACACGATACGTCGATTCGATGCCGCCTTCCTGAAAATTGGTGGCTGTCATGCCTGCATGACCTGTTACAAGACGGGCAAGGCCTGCTCGTTCGACGACGATTTTAACGACATTGCCCCCGCTATTCTCGAAGCCGATGCCGTGGTATTCACCATGCCGGTCTACTGGTATTCGATTCCGGCACAAATCAAGGGAGCCATCGACCGACTCTTCTCACTCGTGGTGGGCGGTAAAGAGGTGGCCGGCAAGAAATGGGCGTTGATTGCCTGCTGCGAAGAGGAGGACACCACCGTGCTCGACGGGGTGCGTACCCCCATGGAGCGTACGGCCGCCCTGCTGCAATGGGAGAAGGTGGGCGAAGTCCTCATTCCCGGCGTGCTCAACGTGGGCGACATCGACCACACCGATGGTTGCAGTCAGGCTGCCGCCCTGGCCGACAAATTCTGA
- a CDS encoding nuclear transport factor 2 family protein → MRANIAEYKAVEAAAMKFVKSVAEGDSRYAKELFVDEAVLFGFLDGKLEHGSIEQFYHNVDTVGAGENFDARIDIVALEETVAVVRVLEEKWGGRIDFTDYLLLLKIDGEWKCVAKAYNQNSDTIQK, encoded by the coding sequence ATGAGAGCAAATATAGCCGAGTACAAGGCAGTCGAAGCGGCTGCCATGAAATTTGTCAAGAGTGTGGCCGAGGGCGACAGCCGTTATGCCAAGGAGTTGTTTGTCGACGAAGCGGTACTGTTCGGATTTCTGGACGGGAAACTCGAACACGGCTCCATCGAACAGTTCTACCACAATGTCGACACCGTGGGTGCCGGCGAGAATTTCGATGCCCGCATCGACATCGTAGCCCTCGAAGAGACGGTGGCTGTCGTGCGCGTTCTCGAAGAGAAATGGGGCGGACGCATCGACTTTACCGACTACCTGCTGTTGCTGAAAATCGACGGCGAGTGGAAATGCGTGGCCAAAGCCTACAACCAGAATTCCGACACGATTCAAAAATAA
- a CDS encoding winged helix-turn-helix transcriptional regulator — protein MYERKIPVDLDCPLRLTMSLIDSKWKSCILDELRHQAMRPSELHKALPEATPRVLDLQLKELVEDGLVEKTIYAELPPRSQYSITPLGMTLIPIIDAMLEWGTKNKALFERKYGK, from the coding sequence ATGTATGAACGTAAAATACCGGTCGACTTGGATTGTCCCCTGCGGCTGACCATGAGTCTGATCGACTCGAAATGGAAATCGTGTATCCTCGACGAGCTCCGCCACCAGGCGATGCGTCCCAGCGAGTTGCACAAGGCCTTGCCCGAGGCGACCCCCCGGGTTCTCGACTTGCAGTTGAAAGAGCTGGTCGAGGACGGTCTGGTCGAGAAGACCATCTATGCCGAGCTGCCGCCCCGCTCGCAATACTCCATCACACCGCTGGGCATGACACTCATTCCCATCATCGATGCCATGCTCGAATGGGGTACGAAAAACAAAGCGCTGTTTGAGCGGAAGTATGGTAAATGA
- a CDS encoding permease, translating into MIQQFADWLIYSLLGLSANTPLGSSLNFFVYDSIKIVLLLFLISAIMGVVNAYFPIERLRITVVYVVSGILLGMVGGFLLGRLRLESYLSDWVKQIQQNASADFSTWEKERTPFMKRLPSILREAWGIVKGVLLYILIGIGIGAVMHGYVPEGFFEQYMSRDNVWAVPLSVLLAVPLYANAAGIVPIVEVFVAKGIPIGTVLAFMMAVVGLSLPEATLLKKVMTWRLIGIFFGIITLFIILSGYLFNAIL; encoded by the coding sequence ATGATACAGCAATTTGCCGACTGGCTGATTTACAGCCTGCTCGGACTAAGTGCCAACACACCGCTCGGCAGCTCCCTTAACTTTTTTGTCTACGACTCGATAAAAATTGTGCTGCTGCTCTTCCTCATCAGCGCCATCATGGGCGTCGTCAACGCCTATTTCCCCATCGAGCGGCTGCGCATTACCGTCGTCTATGTCGTGAGCGGAATCCTGCTGGGTATGGTGGGGGGCTTCCTGCTGGGCCGGTTGCGACTGGAATCCTACCTGAGCGACTGGGTGAAACAGATCCAGCAAAATGCCTCGGCCGACTTCTCGACCTGGGAAAAAGAGCGCACCCCCTTTATGAAACGGCTGCCCTCCATCTTGCGCGAGGCTTGGGGTATCGTCAAGGGTGTTTTGCTCTATATCCTCATCGGTATCGGCATCGGAGCCGTCATGCACGGCTACGTACCCGAGGGATTCTTCGAGCAATACATGTCGCGCGACAACGTGTGGGCCGTTCCCCTGTCGGTACTGCTGGCCGTTCCCCTCTATGCCAACGCCGCCGGCATCGTGCCCATCGTCGAGGTGTTCGTGGCCAAAGGTATCCCCATCGGCACCGTCCTGGCCTTCATGATGGCCGTCGTGGGACTCTCGCTCCCCGAAGCTACCTTGCTAAAAAAGGTGATGACCTGGCGCCTCATCGGCATCTTCTTCGGCATCATTACCCTCTTCATCATCTTGTCGGGCTATCTGTTCAACGCGATACTGTAA
- a CDS encoding thioredoxin family protein, producing the protein MEIKVLGTGCAGCKALYERVEQVVNELGIQATLSKEEDLIKIMAYNVMSLPALVVDGKVVGKGKLSTDEIKVLLTR; encoded by the coding sequence ATGGAAATCAAAGTTTTAGGAACCGGCTGCGCCGGGTGCAAAGCCTTGTACGAACGAGTAGAACAAGTAGTCAACGAGCTGGGAATACAAGCCACGCTCTCGAAAGAAGAAGATTTGATAAAAATCATGGCCTATAACGTGATGTCGCTGCCGGCCCTCGTCGTAGACGGGAAAGTGGTGGGTAAAGGCAAACTGTCGACCGACGAAATCAAAGTCCTACTCACCCGATAA
- a CDS encoding ArsR/SmtB family transcription factor, with amino-acid sequence MDEKKEYTPTQEQLARISKALGHPARIAIMHFLAQQETCYFGDIHEELPIAKATVSQHLKELKEAGLIQGEVETPKVRYCINRQNWERARQLFQEFFGQCVCSSGKCCK; translated from the coding sequence ATGGACGAGAAAAAAGAGTACACCCCCACCCAGGAGCAACTGGCCCGCATCTCCAAAGCGCTGGGACACCCGGCCCGCATTGCCATCATGCACTTCCTGGCCCAGCAGGAGACCTGCTACTTCGGCGATATTCACGAAGAACTGCCCATCGCCAAGGCGACGGTCTCCCAACACTTGAAAGAGTTGAAAGAGGCCGGCCTCATACAGGGCGAGGTGGAGACTCCCAAGGTGCGGTATTGCATCAACCGGCAGAACTGGGAAAGGGCCCGACAGCTCTTTCAAGAGTTTTTCGGGCAATGCGTCTGCTCGTCGGGGAAGTGCTGCAAATAG
- a CDS encoding flavodoxin family protein, with protein sequence MKLIMSDRPVSLNLRVDSEIKYIDLSSLKIANCTGCFGCWTRTPGKCVMRDDATRVYPYIAASDTVLYVSRVKYGGYDVVMKRMLERAIPVQQAFIRVFKGETHHVQRAVVPKRATIVAYGDIEPEERAIFERLVARNASNMCFESYEIRFVPEAELNDCIQKIVDQWDV encoded by the coding sequence ATGAAACTGATAATGAGTGACCGACCTGTTTCTCTGAACCTTCGAGTCGATTCGGAGATAAAATATATCGACTTGTCTTCGTTGAAGATTGCCAACTGCACGGGCTGTTTCGGCTGTTGGACCCGTACGCCCGGCAAGTGCGTGATGCGCGACGATGCCACGCGGGTATATCCCTATATTGCCGCCAGCGATACGGTGCTGTATGTGAGCCGGGTGAAGTATGGCGGCTACGACGTGGTGATGAAACGCATGCTCGAGCGGGCTATCCCGGTGCAGCAGGCCTTTATTCGGGTCTTCAAGGGCGAGACGCATCATGTGCAGCGGGCCGTGGTACCCAAGCGGGCGACGATTGTGGCCTATGGCGACATCGAGCCCGAGGAGCGGGCCATCTTTGAACGGTTGGTGGCGCGCAATGCGAGCAACATGTGTTTCGAGAGTTATGAAATACGCTTCGTTCCCGAAGCGGAATTGAATGATTGTATCCAGAAAATTGTAGATCAATGGGACGTGTGA
- a CDS encoding DUF4250 domain-containing protein: MNTLPEDPMILFSFINTKLRDNYASLDALCDDMHISKADLVAKLGSAGFEYNPSQNKFW, from the coding sequence ATGAATACGTTACCCGAAGATCCGATGATTCTGTTTTCGTTCATCAACACGAAACTGCGCGACAATTACGCCTCACTCGATGCCTTGTGCGACGATATGCACATCAGCAAGGCCGATTTGGTGGCCAAGTTGGGGAGTGCGGGATTTGAGTATAATCCCAGTCAAAACAAGTTCTGGTAA